The Drosophila suzukii chromosome X, CBGP_Dsuzu_IsoJpt1.0, whole genome shotgun sequence DNA window GACTACCTGCAGAGATCCTACTTGGATGCCGGACGATTCGAGGGTCAGCGACGCAAGCTGACGCTGGAGAACGAGCACACGgaggacgaggacgacgaCGAGATCCTCGAGGTGGGTTTATCAATCAAAATGTTTACcatattttattgttatcAAAATAACTACATTCTAATATGAAAACGTTTTTTACCTTAGTAAGCCTTTTAAACATTTCGATGGGGGTACTATAAGATATCTAGATTATATAATCAGCAAGGAATTATTTTACCTAACCTTACCTTATGAGTACTTTTTTCCCTGTGGatataataatttcaaatCATCAAGATCttaatatcaaaaaataattcttttttttactAATATAAACTTCACACTTAAATTTACGAAGTACAAAAATGCTATATAACATTTAGCTAATATAATATGATTTCTCGTTTTGATGTATGGATATCATAATAtcagaatacaaattttatttccgaATTAAACCGTATACTCACTTTAACAATAACCTTTCGAAATAAAACATTCCTATATCACATCCTATATCATATCGTAAAGTTAGGATCAAGATTATTAAACATTACTCatccattaaaatatagaaGTAATACCATAAATAAAAaccttataaatatttataaatatatattttccattgtCCATTTCAGGTTGGCATCCACATGGCCggcgacgacgacgacgacgaggcTGACGGCGATGAGGACGAGGATGAGGACGACCCCGATGGCATCGTGGTGGTTGGCGATGAGCTGGACAGCATTCCGCTGGACCACGACAACGATAACGATCACGATAACGAGCACGAGCACGATAACGATAATGAGAACGACGAGAGCGACGAGCGCTCCACGTCGGCGGTTTCCAGCCTGAGTCAAACCAAAGAGCAATCCAGTCCGGGCAAGGTCGTCCAGTCCGGCCTTGAGGAGTGCCACACCTATGCCCACGCCCATTCGCACGCCCACGCCCATGCGCACGCCCATGCCCATGGCCACGCCCATGCCCACGCCCATGCCCATGCCCACGCCCATGTCCTCGCCCAAATGGCGGCCAATAAACGGAAACGCAAGAGTCAAAATCCAGTTCGATGTCCGGTGCAATCGGATGAGAATTCCGGTGAGAATTCAATCGATTACGATGTGGCCGCCGATTTGTCCATTAAGAAGGTGCGTCTGCCAGCGCAGGCGGCACCCGCATCCGCCAAAGAAACCGAGGTGGGCGAGTCCACCAAGTCGATACCATCGCCACCCCTCACGCCCTACGGTGATCTCAGGCCGGTGGGTCTCTGCATCAAGACGGAGCAGGATCAGGAGCAGGATCAAGGGCCGGAACCGGAAACGGAACTGAAGCGGGAAAGGGGTGAAGAGCCAGCCGGCAGGGAAAAGGATCCACCGGTGGACACCACACTGGATCTTTCGCGGGCAGCTGCGGCCATCAAGCTGGAGCCCCTGGAGGAGCTCAACTATGAGGCGGACGAGAATCGCTATGTGCGCATCAAGCAGGAGCTGATGGGCGGCGGCGGTGATGGCGATGGGGATGGCGATGATGAGTCCTTGGCGGAGGAGTCCAGCGACAAGACTGCCAAtcacaataataataataataaaagtaaTAGGAATAGTTTGCGGCGCGAGGAGAGCGGCAATGGCAATGGCTTGCAACCGGATGCGGAAACGGAAACCGAACCGGAACCGGAAGTGGAACCAGAACCGGAAGTGGAGCCCGAAACGGAGGTGCCCGAGGTGCCCATCGATAAGGAGAACCCGCTCAAGTGCACCGCCTGCGGCGAGATATTCCAAAATCACTTTCATCTCAAAACGCACCACCAGAGCGTCCACCTCAAGTTGCACCACAAGTGCAACATCGATGGCTGCAATGCGGCCTTTCCCTCGAAAAGGAGTCGCGATCGTCACAGTTCGAATCTCAACTTGCATCGCAAGTTGCTCTCGACCAGCGATGATGATCATGGGCTGCTCCATGCTCCGGTCGTAATGCCCACGGATCCGCTGCTCGAACTGATGAGCCTGAATTTGAATAACAACAAGGGTGGCTTTCCGCACATTGTTGGCTCAGCCGGCGGTGTGAATCCCGCGGCAGTGGGGAGCATCCAGGCCGAGATCCTGGCACGCCTCTGTGCCGGTGCCCATGCCCATGGACTGAATGTACCGCTCTGTTTCGAGGCACTGCAGCATCGCTTCGCCTATCCGCTGGTCAGCGGCGATGGATCTGCGCAACAACACCAACCACCGCCACCAGCACCCAATCCCCGCCTACTGCTCGGCCATGGAGGCGGCATGTTTGCCGGTCTGCCAAGGATGCCGCGATTCCCCCAGCTGACGCCCCACATGCTGGCCGCCGCCGCTGGAGccggtggtggtggtggtgggggTGGGAATCCAGCAGTTGGCCTGGGCGGACTGAGTCCCTTCTGTCGACGCACTTCCTCCGACTCAAATTCACAGCACTCGATcacgccgccgccgccgctgctgccCCCATCGCTGTCGAAGAGATCCCAGTCCCGATCCCAGTCCAGATCACCGGATCACTGTGCACCTGGGGATGGGGGACATCCCGGCGAGGTGGCCGGAGCCGAAGAGGCGGGCCAGCGGCAAAGTCCCGATCGCATATCATGACCATGTACCTCGTACTATGCCAAGGCTTTGGCATTCTATCACTAAGAGCCGAGGGCCCCCATGCTCAGATATGCAGAGATACGGATTGGGGATATATGTGTATCTATATCTATATCGAAATCTATCTAATATATCTATACCAGATGCATATGCATTGCTCATGCTCACATCGAGGATCGAAGATCGCCAAGATCGAGGATCGTCTGCCGCTCATAATACGAAGGAATACTTTCACTTAGGCTAatgctaaaaataaaaaatatttagatGGATCAACTagcatttttttttctatacataaatatacacacaatatatatatatacatatttatttatatatatatatatatatattaatgagtccctttttttttaattgtacTTATGGAAAACTGATGTTTTGTGTACAAGCGTCGTGTTGTAGAGAATTTATAAATGGCAAAGAAATAACAagtactaaataaataaataacgaTACATATTGTTAGTGATACTCGATTATGTAAGTTAAATAAATAGCCACTAAGCAGCGTGAgtaacgtttttttttttttttattgtaacTGAAATATTAAGTGTGTTGTATATGATATGACGATGGCAATGGGAATGCAATTAGAATGAGTCAACAACGACGAAACGCTTTATATGAGGAAACGAACCAGATTTGATTACAGATTGCCGTTTGCCGAACCTAGGTAGGGTCACTCATTGAAAGTCCTCATGATCCAAAAtcgatataaaaaaaatacgttctgttgttttttttttattacaaacAAATCCTAAAGTAATTATGTAGTCGGTTAGTTAGTTCTGAAACAGTAACCAGACAAATACCTTCAACTCATATTTAAGCTATATATGTTTGCAATAAAATATCTGAAAATTCTTAAATCTCTGTGTGTTTAACTGGGGAAAGGGTGTTTTGAATTTTTTCAGGATTCTATGAAAACTTTGAGGGGTGAAAAAGTTTGATGGGAGCCCCTCAATCTCGAAATAAAGGATTGGGATACAGATGCGCTTAAGAGAAATCTTTATCATACCGATGTGCTTTTATCATCTAATAATATTGTCACCCCATGACAATCCAAAATATGTCTTTTTTGAGTTCACCAGTGACCAGGGTGATCTAAAACTTGGTTTTCGGAAGACCAAAATTTGTAACATTATGTTTAAACACAACATTTTCACAGGTGCTCTTCAAGTCCCTTAAAAACTGTTGTGTTCTAggcataattttaaaattttgggaTGTATTTCGATTTAAAGTAAATCCCATGtggaatatttaaataaatatatgaaatttatttaagtaatacccttaaatcaaataatagttagatatataattttttaaaaccaaggTACAAATACATCTTAGCAATTGGGTGACTTTCTTCCTTACGTTTTCAAACATTAATAAAGATTCCTTTATATGtacactgataaaaaaaaCGTAGTAAAtccaaatatttcatattcaacccaaatatttttcgctttgATTTTCATCCATTGcggtttttattaaatttcaatATGCGCATATTAAcctttttttccatattaaatttaaatattttcggaatagattttaatattttaaatatttaagttaaatataagccatatttaaattaaatacaatgcatatttctatttaatattatgactatttgattttaaatttttaaaatttgaattaaaTAGTACACGTGTTTAATATAAATAGAAACCATattaaattctaaaattttaatagTTAAATGAATAACcgaaatattaaaattcaatATAAGTCGTATTAAGATTCAATACTAGAcatatttattcaaaatatgccaatcataatattaaatatgataagtattcaaatatttttggtacactaaaaaaaattagtacacaacttttatttttgttttttcgattttatttaaacatttatttttcattacgGCTTGCTGGAAGGTACAAATAATACAGTTAcacttatatttatttttcagaGATCTgtataaaacatattttttagcATTTACATCATACATACATGTGCATTGGATGGCTTGAAAACTCTTCAATGTTTTTTAAGaactaatacatttttaattattccACATTCATATGCCTGCAAATGGTTGCATGTTTTAACTTCTATAGCATTACACGCTACATACACAGTTGTCAATTCATAAACGAAAGAAAGTACTTTAAACAATCTTAGAGTATTACCTATCTTAATAGCTAAACACTAATTAGTTTTGTAAGTTATCTGCGAAATAAATAGTAagataaaaaagaaaattatagATTTCGTTTTAAAGAGATCAATCAAAATATGAACGGTTAAAGATTTGGACCTGAAAGAAAACAACAAAAgagcacaaaaaaaataaataaaaagacaaAATCCGAATGTAGTCTgactaaaattataaattaccAATTCCGGCGCCCGCGAGTCAGCATATTTTGGCCATACTTTCAAAAGCTCAGCTCC harbors:
- the disco-r gene encoding uncharacterized protein disco-r — encoded protein: MNIGHEKHPHFHPHPQPQPHPHPQLQSSSRSSSEVHRLAAGGSISPSSLLYHLPTTVAASYRHPLQGHERQQHHPTHHHHQQHHHQLQPGELHLSPESASMVMTPSRRSSPPLPPLPLTTHHPHPHAHPHPHPHLPLALPLRHPLTLNANAGGQHSPSRSQSQSPAQSMSAHFSQLAHAQLHFQNQLQQKISAAAASRNSNSSSGGGGGGGGGGSGSGSNTDNPMNPLSDLQNMQPFDFRKISSAAALGAFGGPLPLPPSPTEFGHHHHHSQQQQQQHQHHLHRSNQFFNAMAMAYHLPPPPPPPPPDSRSPPPAQQYPHQGGSSSGSGSGSGSGSGSGSVEESAGKQQRGSDKGSASGSCSNSGVSSQRMTRLALSSNMRASRKAHSPGGGGGGGGGSSGGGSSGGKRQWGSMPANLGTQFINPVTGKKRVQCNVCLKTFCDKGALKIHFSAVHLREMHKCTVDGCSMMFSSRRSRNRHSANPNPKLHSPHLRRKISPHDGRSAQPHPLLLQAPNGLMAGLAPFGSFPLLTPPPDLRHHAMGGGAGGGGGAGSGVGGALEMKHGQDYLQRSYLDAGRFEGQRRKLTLENEHTEDEDDDEILEVGIHMAGDDDDDEADGDEDEDEDDPDGIVVVGDELDSIPLDHDNDNDHDNEHEHDNDNENDESDERSTSAVSSLSQTKEQSSPGKVVQSGLEECHTYAHAHSHAHAHAHAHAHGHAHAHAHAHAHAHVLAQMAANKRKRKSQNPVRCPVQSDENSGENSIDYDVAADLSIKKVRLPAQAAPASAKETEVGESTKSIPSPPLTPYGDLRPVGLCIKTEQDQEQDQGPEPETELKRERGEEPAGREKDPPVDTTLDLSRAAAAIKLEPLEELNYEADENRYVRIKQELMGGGGDGDGDGDDESLAEESSDKTANHNNNNNKSNRNSLRREESGNGNGLQPDAETETEPEPEVEPEPEVEPETEVPEVPIDKENPLKCTACGEIFQNHFHLKTHHQSVHLKLHHKCNIDGCNAAFPSKRSRDRHSSNLNLHRKLLSTSDDDHGLLHAPVVMPTDPLLELMSLNLNNNKGGFPHIVGSAGGVNPAAVGSIQAEILARLCAGAHAHGLNVPLCFEALQHRFAYPLVSGDGSAQQHQPPPPAPNPRLLLGHGGGMFAGLPRMPRFPQLTPHMLAAAAGAGGGGGGGGNPAVGLGGLSPFCRRTSSDSNSQHSITPPPPLLPPSLSKRSQSRSQSRSPDHCAPGDGGHPGEVAGAEEAGQRQSPDRIS